The genomic window ttcatatcccaaatggttgcaacagcaggggcagggcaagctgaagccaggagccaagatgtccatttgggtctcctagtAAGTACCAGTGTCCCAAGTAATTGAGACATCTTCCTCTATCTTCCCAGGTAttttaacagagagctggatcagaagtgaaatagcgggccggcgccgcggctcactaggctaatcctccgccttgcggtgtcggcacaccgggttctagtcccggtcagggcgccggattctgtcccggttgcccctcttccaggccagctctctgatgtggccagggagtgcagtggaggatggtccaagtgcttgggccctgcaccccatgggagaccaggataagtacctggctcctgccatcggatcagcgcggtgcgccagctgtggcggcgcgccagccgcagcggccattggagggtgaaccaacggcaaaggaagacctttctctctgtctctctctctcactgtccactctgcctgaaaaaaaaaaaaaaagaagtgaaatagctaggaattgaaccagcactcagcactcagatatgggatgctagagtaaCAAatagtggtttaacttgctgtgctatgATGCTAGCCCTCAAGACCCTTCCTCTTTATTCCCCTTCAAAGATCTAAGCATGTAAAAACAATCCATTATTTGGGATATCAGGTTGTGAACCTCACAAGTAGCATACCTGAGTCTCAACAGTCTTGATTTGGCTTGAGTAGCAACTTGATAAAGAAACTCTACAAGAGTTACATCTATCATGCAAGAGTTAAATCTGCCCAACCCAAGCCTAGAACTCCAAAAACTACTTCTGCATGGGCTATTTCATCTTCTGAATCCTGGCAGAGACTACTTCATTGTGGGTGATCAATAAATGCCTGTTTAACTGAAATGATTCATCTTCTAACTTTAAAGACAAAAACCCTGGAGTTGTTTCTCACTGTGGGTGTCTCCTGTCCAGACGTGAGACCTCCCTTGTCTGACCCTTTCCTCAGTGGCCGGTCTTGCTTGGCAATTGTCTTCCACTTCCCTTAGTGATGAATTATCATTAACTTTATGTTCAGTGCGTTATTGAAAAATACAGGCTACTGACCTTTTTTGTGAGGGCTATATCTCTAACACAAATTAGACGAAATCTGAAAATTGTGGACATTCATCCTGGTACTTATTCTAGTCCTTCCAACAGGGAATATTTAGTTCTAAGGTCTAATGCAAAAAATCTGGAATGTAGTCCTTGTTCCCACCACCCTTTGCTTTCTGCTCtaccaaaataaataagtgttcTGCATATCAGTTTCCACATATATAAAAAGTTAATAATaacttaaaatgcttattttagtattctatattaactaccacatatcacagaaacataaaatatttgtctttttgggactggcttagttcaccaagcataatggtctccagttgtatccatttttttttttcaaaaaaaaaaaaaaacaggatttcattcatttgtgtgactgaatagtattccataatgtagacatacaaaattttctttatccatccatccataagTTGATAAAGGTTGATTCCTTATTTTAGATAttgtggattaagctgctacaAACACAGGggtataaataattctttaatatgctgatttcatttcctttccaggactgggatggctgggttatatggtagatctattgtcagatttctgaggaatccccacaTTATCTTCCATAATAATTGTAAATAATCTTTCaactgagtgtgtgtgagagacaggcaGCTTTAGGACATAGGACAATGACTGAAATAATTTTCTGTGTAGTTTAAGCCTGTTAGAGAGAGTTGAAAGGGAAATTGAGGAAATTATTTGGAAGAAGAAATTTCTTCTGTAGTTTGAATGtgcatgaaatatttattaagaatataTGGTATATCAGGTATTTTTTGGAAAGATACCTAAGACTGAGTTTCTGTCTTTAAATAGCTCATGACATAAGCATGaataaatatacaaagaaataaatatgaatttttaatagTGACCAAAATAAAGCAGCCCCTACCTGTTGCTCTTCTGAACCAATGGGCATATGTCAGCACACACAAAagcacacagagatacacacacacacacacggaaggtCTCACCACAGAATGCTAACTTTACTTGTTACTAATTCCCAAGTAATTTATATGTTCATCTTGATGAAATTTACACTTTTGTTTCAGTGGAGATTTTAGGAGACAGGTGGTAATACCCTGGGACAGTTTCTAAAAAGAAGAATGGATGGCACTCACTCAACTCTACCTAGTATACATTCCATTCatacaaagttttattttatgtaaaataataagacacatacatacactatGTGTAAACAGTTTCAAGAGGTTTCTCTTTTTGTCTAAGTCTTTTATTTTCTGCAATGATCCTAGGGAAGTACAGTATTTATGTTGCTCCTGACTGAGATCATAGCTGGGATCACTGGGATCATAGCTGAAATGTGCAAAGTGACACAGCCAAACATGAATTGTACTTTTATAAAATGATCGCTGTGGCTTTTGTAAAGAGATTATACAGGAAAAGTAAGATTGGAAAATTTCagagaagacaaaaaaattttttaaaggagactTGGAAAACTTTCAGACAGATTTTATTATCTGTATCATCATTCTCAAAGAGAGAGATATAATAAATAAGGACCAGTCAAGTTAAACCATCATAATAAAGGTGAGAATATGATGGATATTTTCACCTGAATGACTTATAAGCACCTCAAACTCAAATATGCAGCTCaggttttgagttaatttttttggAAGTTAACAACATAGGAGAACAAAAGACAAGACataggtttctggctttggaatttATACTTTTAGTGTTGCCATTTAtcataaaggaaaacagaaaagagtGTATTTTATAGGGTTAGGTAGTGAGTTTCCAAGTCAGTTTGAAGAAATTAAGTTTGAGGAGTTTGTAAGCAATTTGAACAAGTAGATACCCAACAAAAGTGTACGGAGTTCAGAATCATAGGGATTTAGGTTTAGGTCCAGATCTATTAATAAACATGATTCTTTATTGTAAATCAAATTTACTAATATCAcactcaattattattattatattatattattattatattaattatatgacATATATCAACACTTCCAAAATATAAGATAAGCATTGTAACAAAGTTCAGATTTTACTGGAGTTTGCAATTGAAGAAAACCAGTCTAAAACATAAGCAGTTTTACGTAATCGGAGATGAgtacaagaagaaataaaacttgtAAAAGACATAAGAGGAGCATTGATACTGTTTGATAATTATAGTAGAGAGAGAGGATAACTACTCAGCAAATAAAGGTGGGAGACTGACTGTACTACAAAAGAATAGCAACATACCATGGAGAGTTACCTGTGAGGAAACATCTATCCTTCAAATATCTCAACATTAGCCATAGAAATGACTGAAGCCTCATTTTGGTATTCTGTATCTGTCATccgttaaaaaaaaagtaggtgtcacaactttatttttacttattcccAAGTTACATAAAATTACACTCAATCAATTTTACCTAAATGTCTTCTTCAGTTTCCAATCATTGTGTCTTCTGAAATGAGACGAGTAGAAGAAATTTTTCCTGGATCTGTTTGGTCTTTACTCCATAAACAACAGGATTCAGAGCAGGAGGGATGACCACATAGAAGTTGGCAAACAGGATGAGCACATTCCGAGGGACACCATGCCCAAAACGATGAGCAAGGATGGAGAAAAAGGCGGGAGTGTAGAACATGAGGATAACACAGACGTGGGAGCCACAGGTGCTCAGGGCCTTCTGGCGGGCACCCTGGGATGAGAGTTGAAAAACAGCACGGAGGATGAAGATGTAGGAAACAGCAATAAATATCACATCTGTGATGACCATCATGAGAGGCACAGCAAATCCGTACCAGATGTTGATGGAGATGTCGGCAGAGGAAAGCCGAGCTACACCTATGTGCTCACAGTACGTGTGTGGAATGATGCGAGTCCTGCAAAAGGGTAGCCGTTTCACCAGAAAAACTACTGGCAGGATAACCAGGAAGCTCCTCACCACAATGGTCACCATCAGCTTGACAATCAGCTGTGGAGTGAGGATGGTGGTGTATCTCAAGGGGAAACAAATGGCCACATAGCGATCAAATGCCATGGCCAACAGGATGGCTGAGTCTACCACAAAGCTGAAGTGCAGGAAGAACATCTGAGTGAGACAGCCAGAGAAGGTTATTTCTCGCAAGCCAAGCCAGAGGATATTGAGCAGTTTAGGCACAGCGGCGGTGGACAAGATGAGATCCGTGGTGGCCAgcaaagacaggaagagaaacatGGGCTCATGGAGGCTGTGCTCAACCACAATGAGGTAGATGAGGATGCAGTTGCCCACAAGAGCCACTACATAGATGGCACAAAAGGGAATCCCAATCCAGATGTGAAGCTTTTCCAGGCCAGGTATTCCAAGGAGGATGAAGGAACTGGGGTTGTAACAGCTCAAGTTATACATGGTCTCTTCAGCCTGGAATCCAGCAGCTGCTGAGCCCTGAGGAAAAACCATTGTCAGAATGGGCTACAAAATCTAGCAAATTCAGTCTGAAGCTGAACATTGTCAGGGTTGCAACTGTGACATTCAGGATTTTTACAACCTAATTAACCCCAGTCCCGTGAATGTGCTGTCACCTAGAACTCAAGAATTATTAACCCCTCTTTGCCACTAGTCTCATTCTATTTCTTtccatatttacaaataaatcatGCAAAATACTGTTTTTGTAGGTAAATCTTATGTAACTAAACATAAATAGTCAAGTTTCCCATCTCCGTAGATTATTTTAGGCTCAGGctcaaaatgaacaaaagaatcAGGGATGAAGAGAAAGGTGGTAGGGAGTGATaacaaaattgttaaaatattataCTGAATGAGACCAATCAAGATGAAATGAGAGAAAGTACTTTAAAGAGTAAATATTACGTCTTCAGACACgagtttggaaataaaaataaactgaagagTTTGGGTGAAAGACAAGGAAAGCACAGGTTTTTGTGCTATGGGTGATACAGAAACTTGTTTCACAGTGATTGAACAGCTCAGATTAGAATGTGTGCTCACTGGGATGTGAATATAAAAGACTGCATCCACTAGGAAGCACACCAGGACAAGTCCACAGCATTTACCTGACTCACACAGAGGACTGTGAGCCCAGAAGATGAGTTAGGACTTCAGGCACAATGTTGTAGACTCTGGAAAACCCCTGCTTCTTCATGTTATGGAGCCTGACAAAGGCTCCATAACAGAAAACACTCAGGGCACGTACCCTACACAAAGTTTAGAAAAGCAAATTCTCACCTCTTAgaggtgaaataaagaataataaaaaaaagttttgcccccaaatttacatttttgttaaCAGTGCTTGGATCTCATCTGTGGAAATCTGCAGTTTACACCAAATGGAGCCCACCTTTGAGGGTGGCTTTTGCATTGAAAATGCTCTTCAATTGTAACTCCATTTCTGTGTTATATATCATAGAGTGCATTTGAGAGGGGATAGAGAGGGAATCAAGAAACTTGGTACCAGGGAGCACAG from Oryctolagus cuniculus chromosome 1, mOryCun1.1, whole genome shotgun sequence includes these protein-coding regions:
- the OLFR651_1 gene encoding olfactory receptor 651 isoform X1, with amino-acid sequence MYNLSCYNPSSFILLGIPGLEKLHIWIGIPFCAIYVVALVGNCILIYLIVVEHSLHEPMFLFLSLLATTDLILSTAAVPKLLNILWLGLREITFSGCLTQMFFLHFSFVVDSAILLAMAFDRYVAICFPLRYTTILTPQLIVKLMVTIVVRSFLVILPVVFLVKRLPFCRTRIIPHTYCEHIGVARLSSADISINIWYGFAVPLMMVITDVIFIAVSYIFILRAVFQLSSQGARQKALSTCGSHVCVILMFYTPAFFSILAHRFGHGVPRNVLILFANFYVVIPPALNPVVYGVKTKQIQEKFLLLVSFQKTQ
- the OLFR651_1 gene encoding olfactory receptor 651 (The RefSeq protein has 6 substitutions compared to this genomic sequence) gives rise to the protein MYNLSCYNPSSFILLGIPGLEKLHIWIGIPFCAIYVVALVGNCILIYLIVVEHSLHEPMFLFLSLLATTDLILSTATVPKLLNILWLGLREITFSGCLTQMFFLHFSFVVDSAILLAMAFDRYVAICFPLRYTTILTPQLIVKLMVTTVVRSFLVILPDVFLLKRLPFCRTRIIPHTYCEHIGVARLSSADISINIWYGFAVPLMTVITDVIFIAVSYIFILCAVFQLSSQGARQKALSTCGSHVCVILMFYTPAFFSILAHRFGHGVPRNVLILFANFYVVIPPALNPVVYGVKTKQIQEKFLLLVSFQKTQ